In Fusarium oxysporum Fo47 chromosome IX, complete sequence, the following proteins share a genomic window:
- a CDS encoding S-adenosyl-L-methionine-dependent methyltransferase: MVSEHNDYGHGYAATEVRHHEWRTAENSSPHLIPKLQAIVKENPKIKLLDVGAGSGTISASLAKYMPEGEVTATDISDEILVRAKEYAESQGVSNIKFQQANVFKLPFPDAEFDVTHAHQVLCHLDAPVDAIREMLRVTKPAGTLSLRESDMHMWCIWPELPALLKFHELQVKNISGKGGQDKGGRQLLSWALKAGVSRRDIILSFGTWCYSAPEDKKAWGSAMKDRSLTGFARDKAIEMGSATGDELDEMAKAWEEWIETDDASLGIMNGEALITKK, encoded by the exons ATGGTATCAGAACACAACGATTACGGCCACGGCTATGCAGCTACCGAAGTTAGACATCATGAATGGCGAACGGCCGAGAATAGCAGCCCGCATCTTATCCCAAAGCTGCAGGCCATTGTCAAAGAGAACCCAAAGATTAAACTCCTCGACGTTGGTGCTGGCTCTGGTACGATCTCTGCCTCTTTGGCAAAGTACATGCCTGAAGGTGAAGTTACTGCCACCGACATATCCGATGAGATCCTTGTTCGAGCCAAGGAGTATGCCGAATCTCAGGGCGTTTCCAACATTAAGTTTCAGCAAGCCAACGTGTTCAAGCTGCCTTTCCCAGACGCAGAATTTGATGTCACCCATGCGCATCAGGTCCTCTGTCATTTGGATGCACCGGTAGATGCCATCCGGGAAATGCTCCGAGTTACTAAACCAGCGGGCACACTTTCTCTTCGCGAGAGTGACATGCACATGTGGTGCATCTGGCCTGAACTTCCAGCCCTCCTCAAGTTCCATGAGCTTCAGGTTAAGAACATTTCTGGCAAGGGTGGACAAGACAAGGGAGGCCGTCAACTTCTCTCATGGGCCCTGAAAGCTGGGGTTTCCCGTCGAGACATTATCTTGAGCTTTGGGACGTGGTGCTACAGTGCACCGGAGGACAAGAAAGCATGGG GATCAGCCATGAAAGATCGCTCGCTGACTGGCTTCGCGCGCGACAAGGCTATTGAGATGGGTAGTGCGACTGGTGATGAGTTGGATGAGATGGCAAAGGCGTGGGAGGAGTGGATTGAAACGGATGACGCTTCGCTAGGTATCATGAATGGCGAAGCATTGATCACCAAgaaataa